One genomic region from Capra hircus breed San Clemente chromosome 18, ASM170441v1, whole genome shotgun sequence encodes:
- the GPR32 gene encoding LOW QUALITY PROTEIN: probable G-protein coupled receptor 32 (The sequence of the model RefSeq protein was modified relative to this genomic sequence to represent the inferred CDS: inserted 1 base in 1 codon; deleted 4 bases in 3 codons; substituted 2 bases at 2 genomic stop codons): MNPTSKPECQPERIQGLHQLTIAVRSVSFAVAVVASGLVLWTTAFRMPRTITTIWFLHLAFADFMASLPITIYSVVTGQRPLTAAACKLYTAFLAIRLFTSIWLLVLISLDRCISVVYPVWSXSHRTVQRAAWLAVCVWLLAPVTCSPDLIFRDVENQKGCEYCSFKFATRARNDSKAVEGRVVVTLIHILLGFLAPLVIIRTCAHLIRTRLRQEGCAHARRLKRLLLVXVSTFFAFWFPLNTVLVARLWQWQARYKLRPILXATFFLGCFNSCLNPFLYVFIGRDFQEKFFQSLPSVLARAFGEEGFFSACPQGEAPRG, encoded by the exons ATGAATCCTACCTCCAAGCCCGAGTGCCAGCCTGAGAGGATCCAGGGCCTCCACCAGCTGACCATCGCTGTGCGGTCTGTGTCCTTTGCGGTCGCCGTGGTGGCCAGCGGGCTGGTGCTCTGGACGACGGCTTTCCGAATGCCTCGCACTATCACCACCATCTGGTTCCTC CATCTGGCCTTCGCAGACTTCATGGCCTCACTGCCAATCACCATATACAGCGTGGTCACTGGCCAGAGGCCCCTCACAGCTGCAGCCTGCAAGCTCTACACGGCCTTCTTGGCCATCCGCCTCTTCACCAGCATCTGGCTCCtggtcctcatctccctggaCCGTTGCATCTCCGTCGTTTACCCGGTCTGGTCCTGAAGCCACCGCACCGTGCAGCGAGCAGCCtggctggctgtgtgtgtgtggctcctgGCTCCTGTCACTTGCTCTCCAGACTTGATTTTCCGAGACGTTGAAAACCAGAAGGGATGTGAATACTGCAGCTTCAAGTTTGCCACAAGGGCCAGGAATGACTCCAAGGCTGTGGAGGGGAGAGTCGTGGTGACCCTCATCCACATCCTGCTGGGCTTCTTGGCGCCCTTGGTGATCATCCGTACCTGCGCCCATCTCATCCGCACCCGGCTTCGGCAGGAAGGCTGTGCCCATGCCCGCCGGCTAAAGAGGCTGCTGCTCG CTGTGAGCACCTTTTTCGCCTTCTGGTTCCCACTTAACACAGTGCTGGTGGCCCGACTGTGGCAATGGCAAGCCAGATACAAGTTGCGGCCCATCCTCTGAGCTACCTTCTTTCTGGGTTGTTTCAACAGCTGCCTCAACCCTTTCCTGTATGTCTTCATT GGCAGAGATTTCCAAGAGAAGTTTTTCCAGTCTTTACCTTCTGTCTTGGCCCGGGCATTTGGCGAGGAGGGATTTTTC TCAGCCTGTCCCCAAGGTGAAGCCCCCAGGGGATGA